In Gadus macrocephalus chromosome 4, ASM3116895v1, the following proteins share a genomic window:
- the ndufa8 gene encoding NADH dehydrogenase [ubiquinone] 1 alpha subcomplex subunit 8, whose amino-acid sequence MPTKVDLPTLDELSVDEVNVSSAVLKAAAHHFGSQCDAPNKEFMLCRWEEKDPRKCLEEGRKVNACALNFFRQIKGNCAESFTEYWTCLDYSNIAELRRCRTEQKSFDGCVLDKLGWQRPDLGELSKVTKVNTSRPIPDNPYHSRPRPEPNQAIEGKLEPAKHGSKMFFWSW is encoded by the exons ATGCCCACGAAGGTGGACCTGCCCACCTTGGACGAGCTCAGCGTTGATGAG GTCAACGTGTCATCGGCGGTGCTGAAGGCAGCAGCTCACCATTTTGGCTCCCAGTGTGACGCACCCAACAAGGAGTTCATGCTGTGCCGCTGGGAGGAGAAGGACCCCAGGAAGTGTCTCGAAGAAGGCCGCAAAGTCAACGCGTGTGCACTTAACTTCTTCAG gcaaATAAAGGGCAACTGTGCCGAGTCGTTCACGGAGTACTGGACCTGTCTGGACTACTCCAACATCGCCGAGCTGCGCCGCTGCCGCACGGAGCAGAAGAGCTTCGACGGCTGCGTCCTGGACAAGCTTGGCTGGCAGAGACCCGACCTCGGGGAGCTGTCCAAG GTGACCAAGGTGAACACCAGTCGTCCTATCCCAGACAACCCCTACCACTCCCGGCCCCGCCCCGAGCCCAACCAGGCCATCGAGGGCAAGCTGGAGCCCGCCAAGCACGGCAGCAAGATGTTCTTCTGGAGCTGGTGA